GGTTATAAAGCTTTTTCCCccacctttttctttttgaaaggcTCCCCCACCTTGCGAAACGTTTACTCGTTTCGGGTATTCGGTAAATAAGGAaggtttaagtttaaaaaaacagagaaagaccTGCCCACCCCAAAACATTCAGCCATTCAATATCGATCATTTTCATCCAATATTGATCATTGAATGGCGTCGCTCTGTCGCCCCCGCTGTgccaaataattaaaaaaacttttGAGAAATCAACGTTTTTTGGGCTCACACAAATTCTTTGGTATATACAAAACCAGAGCTGGGAGAGAAGACCTGTGTACATTTCCATTAGCAGTGACCGGTAGTATGCAaattggaaaaacaacaacattaattCACAGAATTTGTGTTCACTGGCGGCAAAGTCCTAGGGGAAGATCTTTCTCTTAGCGCCTGAGACAGCAGGTTGCAACCGTCCGAGACGGCGCAGGCAGAGTTCTTCAACCTTTCCCTGTACTCAGACATTTTAGAGCTACTGTCGGGGTGTTGGGCTATATCCCTGAGGCATTGGGTGAGGAGGACGCAAGCCGAGACGACGCTCATCGCGCCCCCCAAAACGGCAGTCTGCACGGCTTTGCCTTCCGGACTGATGGCGGCAGCTTTGCCCAAGAACtggggctcagtggcaaagcccACCAGAGCATAGACGGACTGCACCAGGGGCCCGCTGAACAAGACGCACCGGTTCCGCGTCAGCTCGCTGGGTGAAGTCTTCACCTCCCGGACGCAGGCCAAGAGGGCCGAGGCGCTGGTGCTCATACACTTGACGCTCAGCTTGAACTGCTCCCTGGCAAACCTGTCCTTGGACCTCTCGCTGGCCAGGACGCAGGCGTCCGTCAGGAATTTCAAGTTCTTGGACATGTTCTGGGATACCTCCAGCAGCAGCTGAGGGCTCATGTCAGCCAGCGGGGTGGTTTTCAAGACCCCGCAGCCGTGCTCCACCTCGTGCTTACACCTGGTGACCCGGTAGCGATCCACCAAGCCGGCCAAGGCGGGCTGAGCCCCCGGGGTCTCCACTGCTGCCAAGTAAGCAGCGTGGGCAGAGCACTCGGTCAAGGAAACCACCAGGTCCGCCATCTCTGCCAGGATGTCCCCCACCTCAGTGAAGCGTCCCATGTTCAGCTGGCTCTGGATATCGTGCGTCAAGATAGAGAGGCCTTTCGTCCGGGCGATGATGGTGTCCCGGCACTTCTCGAAAGACTCCCCGGAGGCCGACAGGCTCTCGGTGTTGACTGGCCGGCTCTCGCTGGACAGGAGGAGCAAATCCGCCACCAGTTGCATTTTGATCTTGCAGTAGTCGCAGACGGAGACGAGCTTCTTCCTCTGCAACGCACTGCCACTGGGGGTGGATGCCTCGCTGGTGGACTTGCCGGAGCCGCCGCTAGCCATCGCGCCGGGGGGGCAGTCGCATGCCTCTTGGGaccccactgctgctgctgccggcgtCACCTCCCAAGGAGTCCCCACTGAGTCCGGCAGGATCTCTCTGCCTTTCCCGCACCATCATTCCATCAATTTCCACTGGTAAAAATGAAGTCTTTTGGTGctggagggaagagaagggaggcgGAGGAAAGGCAGCCAGAACCAGAATCGAGCCCGGCTCGCACCTGACGCCACTCCACGTTCACAGTGAATACGATGCTAGCTGCACTTCAGTATAATCCTGGCGGGATTGCTTGCCGGCGGGAGCATAAGATTTCCGATTCCTCAGCAGCTGGATTCACCTTGCTGgatagatatattttttaaaacaactgtTTTGCAGAGCGTTGACGGATTGCACCCCGGCCGTCCCTTTCCGCTGTCGCCAAAATTTaacaagggggagggaaaaaaagagaagaagttTCCCGTTGGAACAGGGCGGCATCCCAGTTTTTCAAGGCAGGAGGAAGAAAGGGCCAGGGCGGGGCGAAGGGGGACGCTCCTGCCAccgcttccctccctcctctgccgccCGAGCCGTCCCCGCGGCCCGGAAAGAGGCCAGCCCTCGACATGGGCGCCTCGGGGGAGGCAGGCGCGCGTCGTCGCTGTCGGGAAGGCCGGCGGAGGGCGTGGCgcaggcgggcgggcgagcgGTCGGGAGAAAGGGCTCTGCGCTCGGCTGGGGGGGCGTCTCCGGGGCCGTTCCCCCCCCGGGGGCAGGAGAGGACCGGGAGGCGAGGCAGGGGCCGCGATGGAGAGGGGCCGGAGGCAGGGAAGGGCTCCCTTCTCGGCTCGCCTTTGTGCGCCCTCGGTTACGCAGCGCCGCCGGCTCCTCCAGGGCGCATCTCCGGCAGGGGAAGGGGCCACAATGGAGAGGGGctggaggcaggggaaggggtCCCTTCTCGGTGCGCCCTCGGTTATGCAGCCCGGCCGGCTCCTCCAGGGCGCATCTCCGGCAGGGGAAGGGGTGCGAGGCAGGGTCCACGATGGAGAGGGgctggaggcagggaaaggggtccCTTCTCGGTGCGCCCTCGGTTATGCAGCCCGGCCGGCTCCTCCAGGGCGCATCTCCGGCAGGGGAAGGGGTGCGAGGCAGGGGCCACGATGGAGAGGGGccggaggcagggaaaggggtccCTTCTCGGTGCGCCCTCGGTTACGCAGCGCCGCCGGCTCCTCCAAAGCGCATCTCCGGCAGGGGCGGGGATGGAGGGCGCTTCAGGGCTGGCTGGGGCTGCCCAAGCCCGGCCGGCCCGGCTCTCCTCCGGCCATACTCCTCTCCCTGGCTCTTGGGTTTTTCGGATCGGGCTGACTCACCAGCTTCGGGGCGGTGGAGGAGGCGGGCGCGCCTCCATCCGCTCCCCTTCCCTCTCCGGGGACGCCTGGGTTCCTTCCCCGCCTGCCCCTTGCCATCCAAGTTGCAATGCCCTTGTGCTTGGATTTTACAAGCTTGCAAGGTGAAGGGGGCTCTCCCGATGGCCTGGCTGCATGGCTGGGGGAGGCTCGGCTTgcttgctggctggctggctggctggggacCCCTCCCAGCTgcgctccttccttccttcctccccccgttGCCTCGGCTGTAACCTCCCTTAAGCCTATGGCGAGCTTGGGTGGGCGTCGGCGCCGCCCTGCGCTTGAGACCCggccctctccaagccctgcagCTGGCTGCAGGCTCCTCCCCGGCAGGGAGGGACGCAGGGCGGGAGGAGAGCCTGCAACCACCGGCCGGTGGCCTCCGGGCACCGATCCTCCCTTGCCAACCGGCTGGCAGCGGCCGCCCTTTGCGCGGTACCATTTGCACCCCTGAGTGTGCCACCCTtggcagagttgctccagtccaAGCCCAGCGAAATGGGCCGCTGACgcatggaggttttgccttgggtttgccgctctctagacgcacgcCAAGACTAGATTGATTCATGCCatagtgttccctattactaagtatgggtgtgaaagctggacagtgaaggaaCAGGATAgggagaaaatagattcctttgaaatgtggcgtcggaggagagggttacggattccgtggacggcccaaaaaacaaatcatctagagagtggcgaatccaaggcaaaacctcccgtgcataaatggccactgttaaTCCTGGAGGAAGTCCTGTGGGTTTGAATTGCATTTGCTTCCGACTAAGCCTGTTTGGAAGGGTGGGTCAGCCTTTGCCACAGGAGGCTCCAGCGCTTTGGAAATACGTTGCATACTTAATGACATTTTGGGTACTTATGCATGaggatggtttggggaggggagggactttaatgccatagagtccagttgccaaagcggccattttctccaggtgaactaatctctatcggctggagatcagttgtaatagcagatctccagctattacctggaggttggcaactctaatataTACATACAAAGTTTGTATATATACCCAgagagagtttgtgtgtgtgtatatacacagaGAGGGATAAAGTTTATATAATGTTTGCAGCTTTTTCTATACATAAATGCAGTGCATAAAATTGTACACTCAATGTAACGCTAATCTCTATATAtagatatctatatctatctatctggtcactggaaaagacaatcatgctaggaaaagttgaaggcagcagaaaaagaggaagacccaacaagagatggattgactcagtcaaaaAAGCCACGGCCCTAAAtcagcaagatctgagcaaggctgttaatgttttggagggctttgattcatagggtcgccatgagtcggaagcgacttgacggcacttaacgcacacacacatatctatctatcgctgtcaagtaacagctgacttatggcgacctcttattgggttttcaaggtaggagacgttcagaggtggtttgccattgactgcctccacGATctgaccctggtactccttggaggtctcccatccaaacactagccagggtcaaggctgagagtgtgcgaccagcccaaggtcatccagcaagcttccatggtgcaagtggggattcgaacctgggtttcccaggtcctagcccaactctttaaccacgctggctctccataaactatacatatatacacaggtaaattacattttaaaatatataacatGATGTGAAACATGCAGTTTGATCTCGTGCATTTATACCTATTCTGATTTGAAGGTATAGGCATGATTTTAGTCTTTGTTTGGATGCTAAAAGGACCCTCAGAAATACAAGTCACTTTTTGCTTTTTCTTATTCATCccagagggtttaaaaaaataaataaaaagcacacTTATGGGCACTGCAACCTGACTGAATTGCAGACCTCTAGTTGGCCAATTAGGCAAGAACacttctatttatttaaaaatcccCCCGCCCTACATCCCTTTTTTAATTCATGGAAGTTGCCCTGATCTGAAAATCATGcagtacatgttttttttttaaaaaaaaaaaccccgaccAAAACAATCCAGAATAAAAATCAACCAGATTAAGCCCTGTGAAAAATTGCAGGCTGTTTGATGTTTTCACTGTGATTTAATTTATAGCAGCGTGGTGTGCGAgagttaagagaggcggactctaatctggacaaccaggtttgattccccacttatcAGTCATAAATTAGCTgggatttgacggcactttccagcaccaatGTTGTTTACTAAGATCCCACCGAGCTCTTTGTGGCCCACCGAGCTCTTtatctaaaatatttataagcccacctttctcctggcCCCGTCAAGTAATGTAACTCAAAAGAAGCGAGCTACTaaaatgtaaattttaaaaagtaagcgcCCGtaaattgtaataacaggattgcttatgtttaaatgtttatgttTCTTTGTGTATTGaagtaaaacttttaaaaatttgaagaagaaaaaagactcACAGTATGTCTAGCTCTACTGTCAGAACAGCTACTCAGCTTCATTGGGCCTTCTACTTTTAGTTCTCCGGATAAATATAGTTTCGCAAAAAGCAATGACCTCTCTGCtacaatttatttataatttcCTTCATTGATACCCAGCCTTTCTTCCTAGTAGGGTGGGGTAGGGGACAAggacaaagcagtttacattattccGATATTGTTTTGCAAAAAGCATGGATTCTGATCTAGAATTTTATTTATCATTTCCTTGGTTGATACCCAGCCTTTCTTCCCAGTTGGGAGGGCACAAAACAGTTTACATTATTTCGATAAATATTGTTTTGCAAAAAGCATGGATTCTGTGCTAGGATTTATCGTTTCCTTCATTGATATCcagcctttacacacacacacaccctttatatacatatatttatacaCTTTTGCCCTTACATCCCACCTCCCAGTGGGGCAGGGGGCACAAAGCAGTTGgcgttatttaaataaatattgttttgCAAAAAGCGTGGAGGATTTATTTATGGTTTCCTTCGTTGATACCCAGCCATTCTTCCCAGTTGGGAGGGCACAAAACAGTTTACATTATTTCCATAAATATTGGCTGtcaccgcactaggtattcccagcgatgtattaagagtttgaaaacgttataaaaaatagtgttcgcgctttctatgtattcccaccgatgtattaagagtttgaacctgttataaaaaatactgttcgcactttgtttggcccctttagctgtgaagatgtcttccaacccttttttagccgtagtatccaaaaacccttttaaagcgatgttttttataacatttccaagctcttgatacatcgctgggaatacaaagtgcggtgacAGCCATTGTTTTGCAAAAAGAATGGATTCTGAGCTAGGATTTATCGTATCCTTCATTGATAGCCAGcctatatatatgtatgtgtgtgtgtatgtatatgtgtgcatatatatgtgtgtgtatgtatataaggCTAGATAGCAATGAAGGAAACGATGAATCCTAGGCTAGATATCACTGAAGGCTAGATATCAATGAAGGAAACTATAAATTTAAATATGCATAATAGCGAGGAAGGGGAAAGGTATGCCGTAGCAAACCCCACCACGAGCAAGCCCCTGCCGTCCTTTCAATGAGGCGGGGGAACGGTGCAGGCTTGCAGGGCCCTTCCTCAGGCAAAGCAATCTGTGCCTGCAGTTTAATTtgtctcgcagggttgttgtgtgggggagagggaaataagGTCGGCTGCTTTGTGCCTCCCCCCGTCCCCCactggaaaggaaggctgggtaTCAGCGAAAGAAACCATAAATAAGTCCTCCACGCTTTTTGCAAAacagtatttatttaaataacgCCAACGGCTTTGTGCCCCCTGtatatgtttaaataaatattgttttgCAAAAAGCATGGATATTTAAATAACGCCAATTTTTTGTAGgcgttatttatttaaataatgccAACAGCTTTGTGTTCcctatgtgtatatgtatatatatatatatatatattgcttgcAATGGGGGTTTGCTACGGCGCACCTTTCACCCCTTCCTCGCTCTTGCGCGCGTTTTGCaaaaggggaggaagaaaagaaatgcaGAGGGAAAAATAAGAcgccagcagctgcagcagggctTATTTTTCCCTATGcatttctcttttatttctccccttttgcatgcagctgctgcagctgctggcgTCTTATTTCATCCGGCGCATGCGCAGAGCAAGGGGGAATGAAAATCCCTCGTTTTCCCTCCCTGTCTCAATACACCCTCCCAACCCTCGTGCGCATGCGCCGAGCAAGGGAGGAGAATGAAACGCCCTAGTCCGGCGCATGCGCAGagcaagggggaaatgaaaaaccCTCCAGTTTTCCCTCCCTCTGGGTCTCCCCGTCCCGCCCTCGGCGTGTCTCGCCAATACACCCACCCTCGTGCGCATGCGCCGAGCAAGGGGTGGAAAATGAAACGCCCTCATCCGGCGCATGCGGCGAGCAAGGGGAATGAAACGCCCTCGTCCTGCGCATGCGCAGAGTGAGAAAAGCCCTCGTCCGGCGCACGCGCAGAGCAAGGGGGACGAACCGCCCTCATCCGGCGCACGCGCAGAGTAAGAAAAGCCCTCGTCCGGCGCACGCGCAGAGTAAGAAAAGCCCTCGTCCGGCGCACGCGCAGAGCAAGGGGGAATGAAACGCCCTCGTCCGGCGCACGCGCAGAGCAAGGGGGAATGAAACGCCCTCATCCGGCGCATGCGCAGAGAAAAGAAAAGCCCTCCGCCGTCCCTCTCTCTTCCTCGCGCCCCGGGCAAGATGGAGGCGTCGTGCCAGCGCCGGTTCCTCTGCTTGGGGCTCCTTTGCAGCCTGGGGGCGGCCCTGGGGGCCGACAAGCCGATGGACCACGCCGTCCCCAAGCCCAAGAAGCCCAAAGACATCCGGGATTACAACGACGCCGACATGGCGCGGCTGCTGGAGCAGTGGGAGGTAGTGCGGGGCTCAGCCACCAGGGGGCGTGCTTGCAGCCCCCCGGGATAGGCGCGCCAGTCTCCAAGGGGGGGTGCGTGCAAGTTGCAAGGTTGCAAGTTGCAAAAAAACCCCCCCCCGGAATTGCAGCTCGGCTCCAGGCTGCAGGGGTCCCTTCccttggaggaggggggtgcttggagggggggggtctagGGCACTTCCGTGCCCagatctccaggggtttcccaacctgtgtCTGGCAACAGGACACCCTCtcctacacggggggggggggtgttgccaacctccaggtactggaaagcaACAAAACAAACCCTACGCTGAAACCAATGGCTGTGCAAGTCAACCAGGTCAGCGCTCAAGGCTCAGCAGTTATCCCTATACACTATAAAACCAACAGAGAAGTAGATGTGATACGGGGAAAGGCCgtagctcggtggtagagcatctgcttggcgtgcagaaggtcccaggttcaatccctggcatctccagttaaagggactaggcaaggtggtgtgaaagacccctgcctgagacccttccataccctaagggtaaatcaactgggaaggagctgtggctcagtggtagaacatctgcttggcatgcagaaggtcccaggttcaatccctggcatctccagttaaagggactaggcaagaaggtggtgtgaaagacctctgcctgagaccctggagacccttccataccctaagggtaaatcaactaggaaggggctgtggctcagtggtagaacatctgcttggcattcagaaggtcccaggttcaatccccagcatctccagttaaagggactaggcaagaaggtggtgtgaaagacccctccctgagacccttccataccctaagggtaaatcaactgggaaggggctgcagctcagtggtagagcatctgcttggcatgcagaaggtcccaggttcaatccctggcatctccagttcaagggactaggcaggtaggtaatgggaaagacctctgcctgagaccctggaaagtcactgccggtctgagtagacaataccgactttgatggaccgagggtctgattcagtataagggtgCTTCATGTGTCAGCTACTTCTCTGTTGGTTTTATAGTGGATAGGGATAGTTGCTGAGCCCAAGCACTGATCTGGTTGACTTgcacaaccttcaggtactagcctgagatctcctgctgttacaaccgatctccagccgatagggatcagatcgcctggagaaaagggccgctttggcagttggactctatggcattgaagtccctcccgaaaccccaaccctgctcaggctctgtccccaaaaaacctcctgccggtggcgaagagggacctggcaaccccaactctggggcactgcaccccactgaagtgccctccccacaaatctccaggagtttcccgacctggagctggcaactctaccccctatcccctgcctgtggccagggggggcggcaaccctaactctgtggcaatgtaccccactgaggtccctgtccaccccagAATTGTCATACTAATCCCTAATTAACAACAAATAGTACCCGTACATTTCCAGCATGCTCAAATCAACAAATTATTATAGTTCTTAATGAGACATAATAGTTTTTGTAGAACTCTGTAGTTTAAACTTTTCAAGAACGTTTTTAGAAAAAGGCACATTTTCCTAAGAGACGGGTGCTGGGGCTTATGTGTGTAAAGCAAACCAGAAACCGCACGCAAATATactaaagtgacaagtgaaaaggtgaaataagcaaaaatacaaacagtaaGAAGTAGACAaaaggcttgggaacaaacatcaagtGTTAATCCATAgcttcctgcaaaagagaaatacaagattatatagaacaagcatttttcaagatctgtgatctgaatacttacctttgaacttgttatattatatcagtttctgaccattgtttgaattgtctaggctgggaatttttggttgtatatatttctgcattttgttctgtttgtatttttgcttatttcaccttttcacttgtcactttaatatatttgtatttatatcatattgttcttgcatgctgtttctggtttgctttaccTACTAAACAGCACGGAGCCTTCCCTTTTTTTCGGGGCTTTATGTGTGGGCTTGTTTCCAGCCCCCACTGCTGGTATAATAATAATCAGTAATAATATCACACTCACATAATAATAGGTATTATTAAAATACGTAACCCCTTatgaaatatttttgaaaattcATTTTAGAGAGGGAATAAATTTTCCTGCATAGAAGAATTTTGTGCTTCTTTATTTCACTCAGCCATTTTGCCAGCTGTTGGCGCACTATAGAAAATATAtaacagcgtggtatagtggttaggagcggcaggctctaatctggagaacctggtttgattccccggtcctgcacatgagcggcagtctctaatctagagaactgagttagtttccccactccgacacatgaggccagctgggtgaccttgggctagtcactggtctctcagaactctgtcagccccacctaccccacaaggtgtctgttgtggggaggggagggtaaggtaagccactttgagactccttaaaggtagagaaaagtggagtataaaaacttTCTTATGCTTACTATAACTAAGCACCCTTGCGGGATGTTTCAGGGATTTGCTTCCAGCGGGTGACCGACTTCAgaatttttctgtttgtttttaaaccagAGTGATGATGATATCGAAGAAAACGACCTTCCCGAGCACAGGCGTCCCTCTGCGCCCGTTGACTTCTCAAAGATCGATCCGAACAAGCCAGAGACCATCTTGAAGATGACCAAGAAAGGGAAGACCTTGATGATGTTTGTTACTGTGTCAGGAGACCCCACCGAAAAAGAAACGGAGGAGATCACGAATTTGTGGCAGGGCAGCCTTTTCAACGCGAACTACGATGTGCAAAGGTAAGGGATTTTGGTCTGGAGTTGCAGAGTCACCGTGGCAAGATTAAACTTTCATTTAAtacaaaaattcactgttaaaaaTGACTTCCTTTGTCTGGAAGTGGGCTTATTAGCTGTGGACATTTGTGCATTGATTATCTGCCCTGGGTTCAGTGCTATTAGGAAGTAGATTTTCCCTCTGCATCGGGGTGCCTTCCATGGGTTTACCAAGCTTTTCTCCAGTCATTCTTCAACCTGCATTGCTCCAAAGCTTAGGGAAAGATCGCACTGAAGCTTGGATggctgggtgtgtgggtgggaagaTTCTGATTTTCCTgcccatgtggcagccatttttcctgcccccaaagcgcccattccccccacccatgggAGGAGGGTAATTGGTCCTATAATATCATTATACCACAGTAGCGGTCGGTATAACatattctctgaattctcagattTCGTTTTTTTTAAGTTCTAGCCTCTTTCCTTGCAGAGAACTAAAGGGAAAGGTGGATCACAAAAAGGGgtcagagacttacttttttaaatgaaaggtggGAATTTACAGAAACTGTGACAGCTACTGTTAGAATGTCATAGCAATACAATTGTATTTTAGTGCCAGTGCCAACGGGCTGTTGTGTTATTCCCTTTGTAGCATTGAAAAGTCATAAATTTTTATTATCGTTGGAATCCAGGGAGGGAGCAACATCTGTGTCTTCTGATTTTTCTGTTCATTTAAGAAGTTTGGTATAGAACAGAGGGCATTTTCACCAGGCAGTACATTACAGTCATATTCTCCAGAGTAGGTAATGAAGCCTATAGTGCAGAAATTGTACTTCACGCAGTGGTGAGTTCTGAGACGGGCATCAATCACCTTTTAAAATGCAGGTTGCAGCACTTAATAATCCGGGCTATCGATCCCGTTTTTGGCCTCTGCACCGCCATGTCCTCTAAAGCGGGtgaggaacgtcaggcctgggggccgtataaggcctgcgaaatcatttggtccggcccttcctgggtcctggcagaactctagctcagaaggatgctgccttgcctgaatctcttgggcccagctggggacagcagagctcaaaagcgagtcgctctacgtggcagacgctcagagctgtgaacagactgctgggcttggtgggccttggtctgatccagcagggcctttcttatgttccagtcatgcctcttggctaaatgtttgaccagatatagcaggctaatttttaagttgataattttgtatggcccgcgaatgatgttataaatatccagatggcccttggcagaaaaaaggttccccacccctgctgtaaagggTTAGTGCTTTAAAGGCCTGGCACTAATTGAAAGACTTCTTTAAAACCTAGGTTTATCGTCGGCTCAAACCGTGCCATCTTCATGCTGCGGGACGGAAGCTTCGCATGGGAGATCAAAGACTTCCTGGTGGATCAAGATAGGTGTGCGGACGTAACTTTGGAGGGTCAGGTCTATCCTGGCAAAGGATCCACGGGAAAGGCAAAAACGGCAAATATGGTGAAGCCTTCAAAATCCAAACAGAAAAAAGAGGCAGAGAAGAAATCTGCATCCCGGATAGACGACAACCGCCCGAGCCGACAGAAAGAAGACCTATGATTGAGGAGGAAGGGGTCAGTTTACTTATTCACGAGGTTTCATGTCCACAGTTTGCTGGTGTTGACTTCTGTTTGGCTTTGAAGTTTAAAAGAGACACTTGAGCGTTTAACTTAGCATTACGAACTTTACTCAAAGGATGAGAGGGAGGCGAAGAACATTCTCGTTTTAGAGTTTTGCTGCCGACTCTTTTTTATGAGTCGCCAACGTGAATGGTTTATAGTGAATGAACAGGCAGAAATGaccaagatttttttcccctaagcGCTTCTATACTTCCAGGATTTTCATTTAATTTAAATAAACATGCCTGTCGATGTGGTTGGGACTGGATTGTAAGAAGCTTGGTTTGGGAGGCCCAAAAGGGAAGATTTATATAATCTTTCTCTTTGAAATGTTAACAGTTAAATATTGCCCCGCTAAaatggaaatcccccccccccgttggggTTACGGTTTCTCCACTGTAACGGAGCTGGAAAATTAATCTCCAGCAGGCGTAGAGGTGTTTCAGAATTGCTGCAAGTTATGAAGGAGGTTGTTCGTATGAGAGCACGTTTTGCTTTTTTCCTGAATGTTAACCAAGAAACTCACAGCCTTGGGTTAAAAAGTGGCAGTCGCAATATTGCTTTTGGATGATCCGGTGGTGCCAAAATCTGCCGTTcttctgtgttttttaaatgtgccGAAATCTGGTTTTCACTTTGAATGCTTGTTCCAGAATGTCAATAAATTTGTACACTTTTTTGCAGAACAAACTGGTTGGTGTTTGATCTGTGAACAATCactcaatctttaatttacagtcatttgaccaaatcaaaataacatacgatcaccataaaacaatattaattgctcaacaaatccatagataaaaattatagacacaatcccaataaaatcccatttctgaaatggaccatattctaacTTCTAAA
The Euleptes europaea isolate rEulEur1 chromosome 20, rEulEur1.hap1, whole genome shotgun sequence genome window above contains:
- the MESD gene encoding LRP chaperone MESD, giving the protein MEASCQRRFLCLGLLCSLGAALGADKPMDHAVPKPKKPKDIRDYNDADMARLLEQWESDDDIEENDLPEHRRPSAPVDFSKIDPNKPETILKMTKKGKTLMMFVTVSGDPTEKETEEITNLWQGSLFNANYDVQRFIVGSNRAIFMLRDGSFAWEIKDFLVDQDRCADVTLEGQVYPGKGSTGKAKTANMVKPSKSKQKKEAEKKSASRIDDNRPSRQKEDL
- the TLNRD1 gene encoding talin rod domain-containing protein 1; this translates as MASGGSGKSTSEASTPSGSALQRKKLVSVCDYCKIKMQLVADLLLLSSESRPVNTESLSASGESFEKCRDTIIARTKGLSILTHDIQSQLNMGRFTEVGDILAEMADLVVSLTECSAHAAYLAAVETPGAQPALAGLVDRYRVTRCKHEVEHGCGVLKTTPLADMSPQLLLEVSQNMSKNLKFLTDACVLASERSKDRFAREQFKLSVKCMSTSASALLACVREVKTSPSELTRNRCVLFSGPLVQSVYALVGFATEPQFLGKAAAISPEGKAVQTAVLGGAMSVVSACVLLTQCLRDIAQHPDSSSKMSEYRERLKNSACAVSDGCNLLSQALRERSSPRTLPPVNTNSVN